One segment of Peptococcaceae bacterium DNA contains the following:
- a CDS encoding response regulator: MSEIIRLLICDDDADYREYLKRGFEGHPRIRVAYLTQSGQDAVKRARDGAPDAALVDHGLMDMSGLTAAQEIAKVSPGTVTFLLADNPWAGLVQQATALGIRDVLDRRLSPADMADGIERWVDSAREEMQRRAASLPERAPGRGPFGSTAWTETQAHTVRQMVVAVTSGTKGGTGKTTVSVSMACAAAALARESGRIRVALVDLNESGNVALQLNLGDDEALAPYNVNNWAYLSEDAPREEVDEMLVRHRGSGLLVVPSVVSPERHDEVGEELIQKIIRILRKHCTLVICDVPPSAKSPATWATVDAADAAVVVVKPDVQDVKDLYSFHGLMGQLRLTSKLNGVMNLVGDPRFTDAGYIEAQVSKLTGLSFIGQLPYDPAVSQGVQRGMPHVLTNPESAFTQEIKSVINYFTPLFVGGLKQSQDERVSLFKSLFGIRK; the protein is encoded by the coding sequence ATGAGCGAAATAATCCGCCTTCTAATCTGCGATGACGACGCAGATTACCGCGAATATCTTAAAAGGGGCTTCGAGGGCCACCCCAGGATCAGGGTGGCCTACCTCACCCAGAGCGGCCAGGATGCCGTCAAGAGGGCCAGGGACGGAGCGCCCGACGCCGCCCTGGTCGACCACGGCTTGATGGACATGAGCGGGTTGACCGCGGCCCAGGAGATAGCCAAGGTGTCCCCGGGCACGGTTACTTTCCTGCTCGCCGACAACCCCTGGGCGGGGCTGGTGCAGCAAGCGACCGCCCTGGGGATCAGGGACGTTCTGGACAGAAGGCTTTCCCCGGCGGACATGGCCGACGGCATCGAGCGCTGGGTGGACAGCGCCCGGGAGGAGATGCAGCGCCGGGCCGCCTCTTTGCCTGAACGCGCCCCGGGGAGGGGGCCTTTCGGCAGCACCGCCTGGACCGAAACCCAGGCCCACACCGTGCGCCAGATGGTGGTTGCGGTCACATCGGGCACCAAGGGCGGGACCGGCAAGACCACCGTTTCGGTGAGCATGGCCTGCGCTGCCGCGGCCCTGGCCAGGGAGTCGGGGAGGATAAGGGTGGCCCTGGTCGACCTCAACGAGTCGGGCAACGTGGCCCTGCAACTGAATTTGGGCGACGACGAGGCCCTGGCTCCGTACAACGTCAACAACTGGGCTTATCTCTCCGAGGACGCGCCGAGGGAGGAGGTCGACGAGATGCTGGTGAGGCACCGCGGGTCGGGCCTCCTGGTGGTTCCTTCCGTCGTGTCACCCGAGAGGCACGACGAGGTGGGCGAGGAGCTAATCCAGAAGATAATCAGGATACTGCGGAAGCACTGCACGCTGGTAATCTGCGACGTTCCGCCTTCGGCCAAAAGCCCGGCGACCTGGGCGACCGTGGATGCCGCAGACGCCGCCGTGGTGGTGGTCAAGCCCGACGTCCAGGACGTAAAGGACCTGTACTCCTTCCACGGCCTGATGGGGCAGCTGAGGCTCACGTCGAAATTGAACGGGGTGATGAACCTGGTGGGCGACCCGCGATTCACCGACGCCGGGTACATAGAAGCGCAGGTGAGCAAATTGACCGGGCTTTCGTTCATCGGGCAGCTGCCCTACGACCCGGCGGTGTCGCAGGGGGTGCAGCGGGGGATGCCGCACGTCCTGACCAACCCCGAGAGCGCCTTCACCCAGGAGATAAAATCGGTCATCAACTACTTCACGCCCCTGTTCGTGGGCGGGTTAAAGCAGAGCCAGGACGAAAGGGTTTCTCTGTTCAAGAGTCTATTCGGGATAAGAAAGTAG